Part of the Notamacropus eugenii isolate mMacEug1 chromosome 5, mMacEug1.pri_v2, whole genome shotgun sequence genome is shown below.
taatttcactttttaaattgaatatattTCATTGGGATTTACTTTTGTTCATATATTTACATAAGAGAACAATATTATTGTACGACAAAAGATATTATGTGagtctgtttaaaaaaaacaggtATTTAATGGAGTTGGTTTATAAGTGATTTATTAGATATAAATAAATCTGcaagaaagaaatatttgttttccAGTCCCCCCTCATGAGCTCACtgaagaggaaaaacaacagatcCTGCACTCTGAAGAGTTTCTAAGTTTCTTTGATCATTCCACAAGAATTGTAGAAAGAGCTCTTTCTGAGCAGATTAACATCTTCTTTGACTACAGTGGGAGAGATTTGGAAGATAAAGAAGGGTAATATTTAGTTGCTAAGACCTGTGGTATGATGAGAGTTGAATTATTATAGATAAAAAAAAGTCTACTCTAAGGTCTTATCCTTTAtgtttttgagtttttttgttttttaattccagAGAAATTCAAGCAGGTGCTAAACTGTCCTTAAATAGGCAGTTTTTTGATGAACGTTGGTCAAAGCATCGTGTTGTTAGTTGTCTGGATTGGTCATCTcaggtaaaataaaacaaaaataatatttaataattaaatcaTATTTCATTTTGTACAAATTAGGCTGTTATCATTGGAGGGCAGAAAGGACCATTGCTCATTTATTAATATaagtttattaaaatattttcatgcaaAGTTCTAGAGTaaacaaacatctcattttctgTATTTTGGAAGAAGGGACTGAAAATTATAATCCTTTGGGGGAATAATCCAGGGTAAAAGTTAGCTGAATCCCAGTTTTACTGATTTTAATAAAACATAAGACAGCATAATGTATATGAATAAAATGCAGttttaacataaaaacaaaatttaaacttTTCTTATAAGCATAAATGTCGTGGCATGCTGTGTTTGAGCATAAAAGTGGTACTTTCTGAGGAGAGGGAACAGACATTTTTAGTTTCACATTAATTTGGTAGTGAAAATTAAAGTAGTCAGAACATAAAATCATTTCATTGatgtatatttcttttctgtctgATTTCTTGTGACCAGTACCCAGAATTGCTCGTGGCCTCCTATAACAACAATGAAGATGCTCCTCATGAGCCTGATGGGGTGGCCCTTGTGTGGaatatgaaatacaaaaaaaCTACCCCAGAGTATGTGTTTCACTGCCAGGTAGGATGTGAGAAACTGTCTTCCCCCATGTTGAACTTCCATTGATGAATTTACAAatgccctttttctttttttcttgtcaacATGATGATTTCATTGGGTTGGCATTTACTAAACCCATATGTATTTGCAAACAGATGTTGACTGCAAATTAAGAATTAGTTCAAAATAGTCTTCCCTTTGTAACATTTGTGACATTTTTCATATTGTTTGTTTACTCACACCTACACTATCctttaatgttgtttttttcctttattctaaTTGATTATATGAAAGGAAAGCTTTTATAAAATGCCTTTACCATGGGAAGTTTCTCATGAACGTTTTTACTGAATATACAATTAGACTATTGGCCCACTGAGTTACTTATACATGGCCTAAGGAGCTGGAACTAGATAGTTTTAAGTAGAAACATATGTTCAGAGTAGGAAACAGAtgcagattttaaaaatgaatttagtaGAAAGGTAAAATTTGCAAACTTTTTCTGTTTGCAATAAGAGAAAGACTTTTTATAATGTCATAATTCTGAAAAATCACTTAACGGAATCAAAACTAGCATATAATCTGATCCTGTCAGATTACTGTCAAGACAGAGTGTGGGGCTAATTATCTTACAATTTGATACTATAATGATGTGAAATATTTTTTACTTCAGAAATTACTTCgtttaattcctttttctctatagcattctctttgcaaagaaaatcctaaagagaaaagcaaaaagttTTCCAtaccaaataaaaatatgaactatTGTAATGAAGTGAGCCATTAAATTGACttaattagaaatattttaaccaaaaaccaaacaaagaaaatgttaattgTAGTGGAAGGGATTAGTGTATTTCTGTAAACTATTAGATATTTTTCCCACTTTTAAgtcttaaatataaaattctcaccTTTTCTGTTTGCAGTCTGCTGTAATGTCTGCTACATTTGCAAAATTTCACCCAAATCTGGTTGTTGGTGGTACGTATTCAGGCCAAATTGTATTGTGGGATAATCGAAGCAATAAGAGAACCCCGGTCCAGAGAACCCCACTTTCAGCAGCTGCACATACGGTAGGGAAATAAAATATCTTCTGTAAGAGTCTTCACTTCTTAGTCGTTAGGTACCTAGTAGTGTTTATCAGAGTCTTCtagaataaacattttttcatgtatGGATTCATCAGCATTCAGCAGCCATATTTGGTTCTGTActgtggaaaatccatttttactagaagccctttttttcttctaagacaGTACTCTTTCTTAAGTGTAGTGATTTTAAAAACAGCAAAGCTGTTCATGTTAAAGATGCTTTAGAAATATATTAGGATAGTTTAGTCTAAAGGAGAATACCTATAATTGAACCTTAGAAAGATTGCgattttgttttcaaataacCCATTTAAGCTCTTTTTGCTTTGTGTCCTTTTTAGCACCCTGTGTATTGTGTGAatgtagttggaactcaaaatgctCACAATTTGATTAGCATCTCCACTGATGGAAAAATTTGCTCATGGAGTTTGGACATGCTTTCCCATCCACAGGTAGAGTTCACTTGTGACAGCCTAAAACTGTATGACTAGTTATTTATAGCTGTATGAAAAGGTACAATTAAAAATAACTGCATAGGTCATATTTTTCATACAAATTCATGATATTCAGTTTCAGTGACCTCACTTTGCAGGGATCTGCAAAAGTACTTTAGCCAAGGGTAGGATTAAAATGAGAACAGAAGGGTTTTGAAAGAGCAATGAAgatcagaaaaatctttttttaagtaaCAGTTATTGGTTGTCTGAATAGTTctgcatatttttttctatagGATAGCATGGAGTTGGTTCATAAGCAGTCCAAAGCTGTAGCTGTCACTTCTATGTCCTTCCCTGTTGGAGATGTCAACAACTTTGTTGTTGGAAGTGAAGAAGGCTCTGTATACACAGCATGTCGCCATGGCAGGTAATTAGAAATTTTTGAATTATTGTTGTGAACTAACTACACCCCCCTTTTTAAGTAGAAATTTGCATGGACCGACTTACTCTGTGTGGAAAAACTGCATTATTTTCCAACTTATAAAATGTAAGCTTTCATGtctaaaggaaaatgataaattattttctcctctctgttaATGTAGATTAAGGGTTTTGTTTTACTATTCAGCATTTCCTAAATATAAATGCTATAGTTGTCATGCCTACAACTGACCCTTCAGATGTACCTAGAAAGGTCAAAATTGCCAGTTGCATTTCAGTTAGTGTTCATTTGAATTTGAACTTTATCCTAGTCTTCCTCATAATTGTACAGTAACATCACGCACACATTTTCAATTGACTAGTATTTCTCCTGCTGTTCCATCTATTTTGAAATTGTCTAGCTCTACcttatcaatttcttccttaatAAAATTGAGTATCTAGGTTTCATTTCAGACACAGATCACCCTTACTTCAGAGCTCTTAGGTTTAAAAGTAGCCAAAATTATATCTCTTCTGTGTAGCATTTCTTTGCCTTTCACTATTCCATCAATTCAAACACTGGGACTGCTGGGGGTATGTTGTCAGTACTTTAATGTTTGTGATTCCAGATTTTACTTATGGCTTTAGAAGGGTTGTTAAATCTGGACAGGATAATGTCCAATGTCAGTAATGTTCCCCTTTTCCTagaattatttcaatatatcATGACCACAGTAAGTTTAGAAAAATTTTGACATTGAcatttaaatatgtgtatattgtcTGTTTATAGAGAATCTAGCTGCAAAGAGACAAACTTGATGGCTTTTGTTTTCTAAAACAGCAAAGCTGGAATCAGTGAGATGTTTGAAGGACACCAAGGACCAATAACTGGTATTCATTGCCATACAGCAGTTGGAGCTGTAGACTTCTCGCATCTTTTTGTCACTTCGTCATTTGACTGGACAGTGAAACTTTGGACAACCAAGGTACCTAAAATgttttctggtcattttctcaATGTTTTGACACAAGGTGGTGCTCTAATATAAGCCATATTGAGAAGTTAAACTCTCAAATTGTTTGGTAATATTCATTTGTTAAATCAGATTAGATTAAGATAAAACAGTGATATGTTATATCTTGTatagtttgcatttttttcttaatatcctGAGCAAATCCATTGGTACCACACTTACCCAGACATCCAGTTTCTGGTGACCTTCACACTTAAGAATATTGCTGTAAGAAAGACTTATGTGCACCCTAAAAGAGGTCTCAAAACCTCGCACTCAAGCCCTCTGCTTTGCTGTGTAGAAAAGACCTTTGCTCTTTATCAGAACCTCTTCGCTTTTGTTTCACATAAAATTctgaacaaatttttttttatctactaACCCATAGCAGAATCCTCAAACTAAAAAGGATATGGATTTTGGGGgcacttaaaataataataataagtaccAACTGTCATTtaaggacaaaatagaaaaatcacCAAAGTTTATACAATCCCCATCATATTTAAAACCTAGGACAATAATGGTTATTAAATGAGGATTGTGAAGCATCAAGAAAAGATTGGATTGTTTTCAGTATCTTTGGTTCAGAAGGGCAGAGAATTCTAAGGTATTTTAGAGAGTTATCTATCCTAAATGGCTAAAATAAGCAAAGATTGGTTCTAAATTCacttttgtcttcctttcttcaagAACCTAATAGTTCACAAtgtaaaaattgcttttttttacaacaatcctttgagaTAGGTGGTTCCAAGTACtgatttacagaagaaaaaagtgaggaaAAGTACAGTTAAGTAATTTAGCCAGGTTACACACATAGTAACCATTAGAGCTGAGCTCTGAACTTAGTTCTCTCCAAGAGTGCTGTTCTTTTAtggaaggatgagagaggaaggaaagaaggagggatgaGGAAAGAATTATTAAGGGCCTACCATATGACAGGTACTCTATAAGTACCTgtgctcatttgatcctcacaagaaccttgggaggtaagtgctattatcctcattttacaattgaagaaactgaggcatgcataggttaagtgacttgctgaggtcACAGAACAAGTAAatacctcaggtcttcctgatgccaggccctgCACTCCTGCCACCTAGCTGTACTCAGTTctgccttttgttcttcctcaaaaaATAAGCACTAGAGATGAAACATTCCAGGGAACACCATTGCCCTTTACTGACTCTTTCTTTTAATTGAATTCAGAAATTAATTTAGGAATCTTGAGTTACAGTAATATGTCCAGTTTTGGCCTTAAGTATCATAGAAATTAATGTTTTCCAAGGCCATCTCCTCCTTTAAATTCAGCTTCTCAGATGAGTTGGTTGACTTCCAAAATTCAGTGGCTTCATATGTCTTCACTGTCTTTTTATTGGTCATTAATTTGAGACCTCCAGTTTTCCCTGTCCTCAACAGCATCAGTTTTAAGGTTGGAAATATCTGATTGGTCCATTACTTTAAGTAGGAAGTGATCTTACCTTCAAGAATATTTCAGGCTTCTGCTTCTGAGGTAAAGACCCCACCTGCCTGAGGTCACTGCACAAATATTTAACTCTCATTTTTCCAGTATGGAATTGCCTCCTCTATAGGCAGTGCGACAAGATTCCTGTCTCCTAGCTGAGTAGGCCAAAGAAGAATTCTCCCATTCAACAAGCACTTGTGAAGAATGGTGTTGAGGCTTCTTCTTTAAGTCCAGTTTGGACTAGAGAGCCTCCGATGGAACTCCTGAGTCTGAGTCAGTCATGATTCCTGTAGCTCCCTAGACCTGTACCTTACAAGGAGCTGCCAGTACCAAAAGACAGGCATGAGTGTCTACTGCTTTTTTTGTGTCATTTCTTCATATCATTTTGCCTTTTATTGTCACACAGAGTCTCCACacatctttcttcctttaagtTCTACACAGAGCTTTTTACTTATTTAACTATAGCACGCTTTCTCTCATAAAGGTACATAAGCAAACTGTTctggtttattatttttatataaaaatagtcACTCATGATAACTCAAAGATTGTGATGTGAAGTCTGCTGCTGGTTCACAGGCCCAGCTTAATATTCTGAATACCTCATGTGTCTTAATAGTCACACTCCATTCCTAAGGATTGCCCCTCCCACCTAACACCTTCTTGTGTTGGTGTAGACTAAGGAGTGGAACCAGGTATGATATCATAAATCTTCACTTTTACTCCAAAAATAGTAAAGGTTCAAACATTCTGCATATGCATTGACACATTAATGCACCAGTTCTGCTTTGTACAAGAGTTGGAAAATAGATGTATGTAAATGACAGCCTTATCTCTTCTAAAAAATGCCCTGAGGAGAAACCATGTGGGTAAATATTTAAATTCTGATCCCCAACTTAATACCAGAGTTTATTATTTTGATCATGTAATTAATTATGCTCTCTCATATTTAACTTAGGAATATCAATTTCCATCATCCTTAGCAAGGAGGAATAATTTGTTAATGATTGgctttttaaaaacagaacaTCATGCCAGACTTTGTGCATTTAACAAACATTGAATGCTTCATATGTCCTCTAGCAGTGAGGACATTATTTCATTCAACACCTCTTCTTTTAAAAGCTTTGATCTCCCAACACGGTTTTCAGTATTCAGATTTAAGCTTGGAGAAACTGGGAGTACTAGACATCCTGTTCTGTTGAAACTTTGTGCCCCGAAAAGTCTGGCATAGCCCCAGCATCAAAACAAGATTTCCTGCACTCCCTCACTCTTCCCACacacccttttttctttttctgcttcttctttctccaagtcTTCTGTAATCCCTGGAAATCTCAATTTGGCTCTGTGTCTAATTTGGTCTAAAGTAGTTCTGCTTTTGTAGCCAGCCTTTAATCTCTGCCTAGTCAGGAAATTTATAAGGCAGTTGCACAGAGTCCTAGATCATCTAACTGTTTTGGTTACTTTTTTCCTAGCACGGTTATTTAGGTGTTTTCAGTAATGCAGATGAGTAGCAAAAATACAGTTCTTTAAAGTTTGAAGACCAAGAAACTATCTCTGATATGTGGATATAGGCATTCtagagatgagtctttctgagaaAACTCTACTCCCCTTCC
Proteins encoded:
- the DYNC1I2 gene encoding cytoplasmic dynein 1 intermediate chain 2 isoform X2, whose amino-acid sequence is MSDKSELKAELERKKQRLAQIREEKKRKEEERKKKETDQKKEAVAPVQEESDLEKKRREAEALLQSMGLTPESPLVPPPMSPSSKSVSTPSEAGSQDSGDGAVGSRRGPIKLGMAKITQVDFPPREIVTYTKETQTPVMAQPKEDEEEDDDVVTPKPPIEPEEEKTLKKDDEEEVPPHELTEEEKQQILHSEEFLSFFDHSTRIVERALSEQINIFFDYSGRDLEDKEGEIQAGAKLSLNRQFFDERWSKHRVVSCLDWSSQYPELLVASYNNNEDAPHEPDGVALVWNMKYKKTTPEYVFHCQSAVMSATFAKFHPNLVVGGTYSGQIVLWDNRSNKRTPVQRTPLSAAAHTHPVYCVNVVGTQNAHNLISISTDGKICSWSLDMLSHPQDSMELVHKQSKAVAVTSMSFPVGDVNNFVVGSEEGSVYTACRHGSKAGISEMFEGHQGPITGIHCHTAVGAVDFSHLFVTSSFDWTVKLWTTKNNKPLYSFEDNSDYVYDVMWSPTHPALFACVDGMGRLDLWNLNNDTEVPTASISVEGNPALNRVRWTHSGREIAVGDSEGQIVIYDVGEQIAVPRNDEWARFGRTLAEINANRADAEEEAATRIPA